A region of Pleionea litopenaei DNA encodes the following proteins:
- a CDS encoding PA0069 family radical SAM protein encodes MASLSVTSSVTSSLTRSVTSSANRSANKNAPKYDGNASQGLIFTTGERETDQMFMEEPEAFKLTTLPFKTKSRAVATNYRHRFTKQFSTSALADDSLSDITSDAKPKNYRHLNLEQFALIDELETHQSSSLNAANKSLYNPTTEFIEEHCKTIISTNQSPDVPFERSINPYRGCEHGCVYCFARPSHAYLDYSPGLDFETKIVFRANAVEQLAREFEKQNYTVKPIALGMNTDAYQPIERDKQITRQLLQLCLDYKHPVTLLTKSNLVLRDLDILQELAKFNLVHVGVSITTLDHRLKNSLEPRASSGSVRLKILEKLVQNRIPCFAMIAPIIPALNDCEIEKLLQAIAATGTRHANYIMLRLPYELKDIFSDWLTDNYPYKKTKVLAYLKDIRDGSLNQSSFGERMRGSGALAQIISARFKLACKSLNLNEVPQPSLNCNAFTTKQPQQLRLI; translated from the coding sequence ATGGCATCCCTCAGTGTTACAAGCAGTGTTACAAGCAGTCTTACCCGCAGTGTTACCAGTAGCGCAAATAGGAGCGCAAACAAGAATGCCCCCAAATACGATGGGAATGCGTCTCAGGGGCTTATTTTCACCACTGGCGAGCGAGAAACAGACCAAATGTTCATGGAAGAGCCGGAGGCATTCAAATTAACGACCTTGCCTTTCAAGACCAAATCTAGAGCGGTAGCAACGAACTACCGTCATCGCTTTACCAAGCAGTTTAGCACCTCAGCCCTAGCTGATGACTCTTTAAGTGACATAACTTCTGACGCCAAGCCAAAAAATTATAGACACTTAAACTTGGAGCAATTCGCCCTTATCGATGAATTAGAGACCCACCAGTCTTCATCACTCAATGCGGCCAACAAGTCACTTTACAACCCGACAACCGAGTTTATTGAAGAGCATTGCAAGACGATTATTTCAACCAATCAATCTCCTGATGTCCCGTTCGAGCGCTCTATTAACCCCTATCGCGGTTGTGAACATGGATGCGTCTACTGCTTCGCCCGACCCTCTCACGCGTACTTAGATTACAGCCCAGGCTTAGACTTCGAAACCAAAATTGTATTTAGAGCCAATGCCGTAGAACAGCTGGCTCGGGAGTTCGAAAAACAGAATTACACGGTAAAACCCATTGCTCTAGGAATGAACACTGACGCTTATCAGCCTATCGAAAGAGACAAGCAGATTACCCGACAGCTGTTGCAACTTTGCCTTGACTACAAACACCCTGTCACCCTTTTGACTAAAAGCAATCTTGTCTTAAGGGATCTCGATATACTTCAAGAACTTGCAAAGTTTAACTTGGTCCATGTCGGCGTAAGCATTACAACATTGGATCATCGCCTTAAAAATTCGCTTGAGCCGAGAGCGTCATCAGGGAGTGTACGCCTAAAAATTCTTGAGAAGCTGGTCCAAAATCGCATCCCCTGCTTTGCGATGATCGCCCCAATCATTCCAGCGTTAAACGACTGTGAGATTGAAAAGCTCCTACAGGCGATTGCTGCCACAGGAACTCGTCATGCCAATTACATTATGTTGCGATTGCCTTACGAGCTCAAAGATATTTTTAGTGATTGGTTGACCGACAACTATCCGTACAAAAAAACAAAAGTACTCGCCTACTTAAAGGACATACGTGACGGGTCGCTGAATCAAAGCAGTTTTGGTGAGCGCATGAGAGGCTCGGGAGCCCTAGCTCAAATAATATCAGCTCGATTTAAATTAGCCTGTAAAAGCTTGAACCTTAATGAAGTCCCGCAGCCTTCTTTAAATTGCAATGCTTTTACAACCAAACAACCACAGCAACTTAGGCTGATTTAA
- a CDS encoding CPBP family intramembrane glutamic endopeptidase, producing MIASLLLSHQLTLFFLEAGYLDFIFSNHYVRGLERQLVFLLSASVAIVVAFVGFDQPVQREKGAAKWAIHVLYVIITLLAAAVWALTVQLVIKSILEWSSEFPFNALPVNGFGDMCTTNRLALILVAVVFAPLIEEVLFRGVLLNKISKITSPLLAVTLTSVLFALLHGYSLNAVMAFTSSLLLGILYLKSQRLSLCIVAHATFNLTTTLVLC from the coding sequence GTGATTGCGAGTTTGCTGTTGTCTCATCAATTAACGCTCTTTTTTCTCGAAGCCGGTTATTTGGATTTTATATTCAGCAACCATTATGTTCGCGGACTTGAACGTCAACTGGTCTTTTTACTTTCAGCATCGGTGGCCATTGTTGTAGCATTTGTTGGTTTTGACCAACCAGTACAACGCGAAAAAGGCGCTGCTAAATGGGCGATACATGTTTTATACGTGATAATCACCCTCTTAGCTGCCGCTGTATGGGCATTGACCGTTCAGCTCGTTATCAAGAGCATTCTAGAATGGTCCTCTGAATTTCCTTTTAACGCATTGCCGGTGAATGGCTTCGGGGATATGTGTACTACAAATCGGCTAGCATTGATTTTAGTGGCTGTTGTCTTCGCGCCACTTATCGAAGAAGTGTTGTTTCGTGGAGTTTTATTAAATAAAATTTCAAAAATTACCTCACCTTTGTTAGCTGTGACATTAACGAGCGTCCTGTTTGCACTGCTGCATGGTTATTCCTTAAATGCTGTAATGGCTTTTACTTCAAGTCTACTCTTGGGAATTTTGTACCTGAAAAGCCAGCGCCTAAGTCTATGCATTGTCGCCCACGCAACGTTTAATCTGACGACGACTTTGGTCTTATGTTAA
- a CDS encoding YeaC family protein, whose product MDIEQLLKAMTPEVYQNLKTAVELGKWADGTRLTEQQMDSAIQAIMIYDAEHHGDLDEPFRIRHDGTLRLGKSGATETLVNSQNIIMQNPVSDNKDEPTKH is encoded by the coding sequence GTGGACATTGAACAGTTACTCAAAGCGATGACTCCAGAGGTGTATCAAAACCTCAAAACCGCTGTCGAATTAGGTAAATGGGCCGATGGAACTCGGCTAACTGAACAGCAAATGGATTCAGCGATTCAGGCGATCATGATCTATGACGCCGAACATCACGGTGACTTAGATGAACCGTTTCGAATTCGACACGATGGCACTTTGCGTTTAGGTAAGTCGGGAGCAACCGAAACGCTGGTCAACTCACAAAACATAATCATGCAAAACCCAGTGTCGGATAATAAAGACGAACCGACCAAACACTAG
- the mfd gene encoding transcription-repair coupling factor yields MPLSLNFPSLVTKPGFTNYLGKLPGSSSALVLAELINSYDGVILVLCEGSAQAQQLERALDAFYGEADHSRPVVTFPDWETLPYDRFSAHESIVSERLHALHQIAQMQHGLVIAALPATISRIAKPDFILGNLFKFQVGAKMDLSAARNIFEQAGYRCVEKVLEHGEFAVRGSLLDIFPMGNHLPIRVDFFDDEIETIRSFDPETQMSVDALDKFELLPAHEFPTDDAAITHFRQQFRSTFDVELKDCQLYQDVSNGLLPAGIEYYLPLFSEQTVSLLDYLPESTLVVTESNLQSTLNKQWESLEERYEEYRWDRTRPILAPEQISFSPEQFNQQLKRFPHLTFNGDGKTNTPTLPFLPVDDITINHKAKDPISGLRTLVNGSQNRIVICAEGPGRREAISDLLKRFEHTVTVIDSWREAIEKPSGLYLTIAPIEGSFSHPDVTLIAESSLFGQHVLQRRRRQQKDYSPDTLIHSLAELNIGAPVVHADHGVGRYLGLECITANNQPAEYLTLEYASGDKLYVPVQSLHLIHRYTGASDEQAPLHKLGNEQWAKERKKAAEKVRDVAAELLDLYAKRAAKTGFQYQTDNAEYLQFADGFPFELTDDQESSVNAILQDMQATTPMDRLVCGDVGFGKTEVAMRAAFIAVQNTRQVAVLVPTTLLAQQHFENFKDRFADWPFRIEVLSRFRTAKETEAVIADIQAGKVDIVIGTHKLLQGNVEFSDLGLVIIDEEHRFGVRQKEKLKAIRAEVDVLTLTATPIPRTLNMSLSGMRDLSIIATPPARRLAIKTFVREYNKPLIKEAIQRETLRGGQVYFLHNSVDSIERRAAELRELMPELNIAVAHGQMRERELEQVMQQFYHRKFHILVCTTIIETGIDVPNANTIIMDRADKLGLAQLHQLRGRVGRSHHQAYAYLMVPSIKGLSRDAKKRLDAISSLEDLGAGFSLATHDMEIRGAGEILGDDQSGQMESVGFSMYMEMLEQAVTALKEGREPSLSESLATQTEVEIGLPALIPEDYIPDVHTRLTLYKRLASCKTESSLRDLQVEMIDRFGLLPDHLKNLIKLTELKQQLTPLGITKLIATDKGLTVDFNPDTVVNPQVIISLIQRNPSRYRLEKGTILKVLRDLTEATARWSEIETLIATLGGQR; encoded by the coding sequence ATGCCACTGTCTTTAAACTTCCCCTCGCTGGTTACCAAGCCTGGATTTACCAATTATTTGGGTAAATTACCCGGCTCCAGCTCCGCGTTGGTTTTGGCTGAGTTGATTAATAGCTATGACGGTGTCATTCTCGTCTTGTGTGAAGGTTCGGCTCAAGCTCAACAGTTAGAGCGTGCATTAGATGCCTTTTACGGCGAGGCTGACCATTCGCGGCCAGTGGTTACCTTTCCGGACTGGGAAACCCTACCCTACGATCGATTTTCGGCCCACGAATCTATCGTATCAGAGCGCCTACATGCCCTTCACCAAATTGCCCAAATGCAACATGGCTTAGTCATTGCGGCTCTACCGGCAACGATATCCCGAATAGCAAAGCCTGACTTTATCCTTGGCAACTTATTTAAATTCCAAGTCGGCGCAAAGATGGATCTGTCTGCCGCACGGAACATCTTTGAGCAAGCTGGTTATCGCTGTGTAGAAAAGGTTTTGGAACATGGTGAGTTCGCTGTCCGCGGCTCATTACTCGATATATTTCCTATGGGCAACCATTTACCCATACGCGTCGATTTCTTTGACGATGAAATTGAGACCATTCGATCATTTGACCCTGAAACTCAAATGTCTGTCGACGCCTTAGATAAATTCGAATTACTGCCTGCGCACGAGTTTCCCACTGATGATGCTGCTATCACTCATTTTAGGCAACAGTTTAGAAGTACCTTCGATGTTGAGTTAAAAGATTGTCAGCTTTACCAAGATGTCTCTAATGGTCTGTTACCAGCGGGTATCGAGTACTACCTGCCGCTTTTCAGCGAACAGACCGTATCGCTTTTAGACTACTTGCCTGAAAGCACTCTGGTGGTCACCGAAAGCAATTTGCAGTCGACTTTAAATAAGCAATGGGAAAGTCTTGAAGAGAGATACGAAGAATACCGCTGGGATCGTACAAGACCGATATTAGCACCTGAGCAGATATCCTTTTCACCCGAACAGTTTAATCAACAACTGAAACGATTTCCTCACTTAACGTTTAACGGAGATGGAAAAACCAACACCCCCACACTTCCGTTTCTGCCCGTTGACGACATCACGATTAATCACAAAGCAAAAGATCCGATAAGTGGCCTTCGGACCTTGGTTAATGGCTCTCAAAACCGCATCGTAATTTGCGCCGAAGGTCCCGGACGCCGAGAAGCCATCAGTGATTTGCTCAAACGTTTTGAACATACTGTGACCGTGATAGATAGTTGGCGTGAAGCTATTGAAAAGCCTTCTGGACTGTATTTAACCATTGCGCCAATCGAAGGCAGTTTTTCGCATCCAGATGTCACGCTCATAGCTGAGTCTAGCTTGTTTGGTCAACACGTTTTACAAAGACGTCGTCGGCAGCAAAAGGATTACAGTCCAGACACCTTGATTCACAGCTTGGCTGAGCTCAATATTGGAGCCCCTGTCGTTCATGCGGACCATGGCGTCGGACGTTATCTGGGACTCGAATGTATCACTGCCAATAATCAACCAGCAGAGTACCTTACCCTTGAATATGCGTCAGGCGATAAACTCTATGTTCCGGTACAGTCGCTGCATTTAATACATCGCTACACAGGTGCAAGTGACGAACAAGCACCATTGCACAAATTAGGCAATGAACAATGGGCTAAAGAACGTAAAAAAGCAGCTGAAAAAGTACGTGACGTTGCGGCAGAGCTACTCGACTTATACGCCAAGCGAGCCGCAAAAACTGGGTTTCAATACCAAACCGACAACGCTGAATATCTTCAGTTTGCCGATGGCTTTCCATTTGAACTAACCGATGATCAAGAATCCTCAGTTAATGCCATTTTACAGGATATGCAAGCGACCACGCCGATGGACCGACTGGTCTGTGGTGATGTAGGCTTTGGTAAAACCGAAGTCGCCATGCGAGCCGCGTTCATTGCCGTGCAGAATACGCGACAGGTTGCCGTACTCGTTCCCACCACGTTACTTGCTCAACAGCATTTTGAAAACTTTAAAGATCGTTTTGCTGACTGGCCATTCAGAATTGAAGTCTTATCGCGGTTCAGAACCGCTAAAGAAACAGAAGCCGTTATCGCTGACATTCAAGCAGGCAAAGTCGATATCGTGATCGGAACTCACAAGCTGTTACAAGGCAACGTTGAGTTTTCAGATCTAGGTCTTGTGATAATCGATGAAGAACATCGCTTTGGTGTGCGGCAAAAAGAAAAACTCAAGGCCATTCGCGCAGAAGTTGATGTGCTCACCTTAACCGCAACGCCTATTCCAAGAACCTTGAATATGTCGTTATCTGGAATGCGCGACTTATCGATTATTGCAACGCCTCCGGCTAGACGACTTGCCATAAAAACCTTTGTCAGAGAGTACAACAAGCCGCTTATCAAAGAGGCCATTCAGCGAGAAACTTTGCGCGGTGGTCAAGTTTACTTTTTACACAACAGTGTCGATTCCATTGAGCGTCGTGCCGCAGAGTTGCGAGAGCTAATGCCAGAACTGAATATTGCTGTTGCTCATGGACAGATGCGCGAGCGTGAACTTGAACAAGTTATGCAGCAGTTCTATCACCGAAAGTTTCATATTCTTGTTTGCACAACGATTATTGAAACGGGAATCGATGTTCCCAATGCGAACACCATTATTATGGATCGTGCCGATAAACTCGGTTTGGCGCAGCTTCATCAGCTACGAGGACGAGTTGGTCGATCGCATCATCAAGCTTATGCTTACTTAATGGTTCCCTCAATAAAAGGTCTTTCTCGCGATGCTAAAAAGCGGCTTGATGCAATATCGTCACTTGAAGATCTGGGTGCCGGTTTTTCACTGGCCACTCATGATATGGAAATTCGAGGCGCGGGAGAGATTTTGGGAGACGACCAAAGCGGTCAAATGGAAAGTGTCGGCTTTTCTATGTACATGGAAATGCTCGAGCAAGCCGTAACCGCGCTGAAAGAAGGTCGAGAACCGAGTTTATCCGAGAGTCTCGCTACCCAAACCGAAGTTGAGATTGGTTTACCGGCGTTAATTCCTGAAGATTACATCCCTGACGTTCATACTCGGCTAACGTTATACAAACGGTTAGCCAGTTGTAAAACTGAATCGAGTCTACGAGATTTGCAGGTCGAAATGATTGATCGTTTTGGCTTGCTTCCAGACCATCTCAAAAATTTAATTAAATTAACGGAGTTAAAGCAGCAGTTAACGCCACTGGGCATTACTAAGCTGATAGCTACCGATAAAGGCCTCACTGTGGATTTTAATCCAGATACAGTGGTTAACCCTCAAGTCATCATTTCTTTAATACAGCGAAATCCGTCTCGCTATCGTTTAGAGAAAGGCACTATACTCAAAGTGTTACGAGATTTGACCGAGGCCACAGCTCGATGGAGTGAAATCGAGACATTGATTGCAACCCTAGGCGGACAACGGTAA
- a CDS encoding CsiV family protein, with the protein MNFYPFKRQKRFSIGQLIAICTSSLFVLPIIAETSNSKSTKDARWFDIEVIVFKNARGNTNEELWPKSSEIVYPEKLIDQMVSALYPAPEGEVLTPPDALKKSDENDASSTTKEVASLAADAQGQKDLVPFSPLLENELALTSIKESLQRSSQYQPLVHYGWRQPVYDRDESEWVRVVGGLNYNARFDHQGRSLSENSSLKQLGLSQPSIIQSEADQGLTSHFDTPTLKKFTPVPEIDGAIQVYLSRYLHVNTKLFMRIPGEEELDVSAISSSLSSSMLDLTKDGQLDEEYETNFNWSFQSDNWMNQEKQTTVIERLLNYPLSQSRRVRSGETHYFDHPLFGVIIQIRPYSTNKEES; encoded by the coding sequence ATGAATTTTTACCCTTTTAAAAGACAGAAACGATTTTCGATTGGTCAATTGATTGCGATCTGCACATCATCTCTTTTCGTCTTACCAATAATCGCTGAGACAAGTAACTCGAAATCGACTAAAGATGCTCGATGGTTTGACATTGAAGTGATTGTTTTCAAAAACGCCCGCGGAAATACTAACGAAGAGTTATGGCCTAAAAGCTCTGAGATAGTTTACCCGGAAAAGTTAATTGACCAAATGGTCAGCGCGCTTTATCCAGCTCCCGAAGGAGAAGTGCTAACACCTCCAGACGCTTTGAAAAAGAGCGATGAAAATGACGCGTCATCCACTACTAAAGAAGTGGCTAGTTTAGCGGCGGATGCACAAGGTCAGAAAGACTTAGTGCCTTTTAGCCCTTTGCTCGAAAACGAATTAGCGTTAACCTCGATCAAAGAGTCTTTGCAGCGCAGTTCTCAATACCAACCTTTGGTTCACTACGGTTGGCGACAACCTGTTTACGATCGTGATGAATCTGAGTGGGTTCGTGTCGTCGGAGGACTAAATTACAACGCTCGTTTTGATCATCAAGGTCGCAGCTTGAGTGAAAACTCTTCACTCAAACAGTTGGGCTTAAGCCAACCATCGATCATTCAATCAGAAGCCGATCAAGGCTTAACTTCTCATTTCGATACGCCGACGCTAAAAAAATTTACCCCTGTACCAGAAATTGATGGAGCCATTCAGGTTTACTTAAGTCGTTATCTCCATGTTAATACAAAATTATTTATGCGTATTCCAGGAGAAGAAGAACTCGATGTCTCGGCCATTAGCTCATCTCTGTCTTCATCGATGCTTGACTTAACAAAAGACGGTCAATTGGACGAAGAATATGAAACTAACTTTAATTGGAGCTTTCAATCCGACAATTGGATGAACCAAGAAAAACAAACCACGGTTATCGAACGACTGCTCAATTATCCCCTCTCTCAGTCACGACGCGTTCGGAGTGGAGAAACTCATTACTTCGACCATCCGCTATTCGGTGTTATCATTCAAATAAGACCCTACTCAACTAATAAAGAAGAGTCTTAA
- a CDS encoding saccharopine dehydrogenase family protein — protein sequence MANICVLGCGMVGSAMAIDLVKNHSVTVADKNKKALADTKEKADDLKTIAADLSDADAISDVIEDADLVVCAVPGFMGFNVLKTVLNNKKSAVDISFFPENALDLDYLAKKHEVYALVDCGVAPGMDNILLGHHDSTMKVQKFECLVGGLPRQRRWPFEYKAPFSPIDVIEEYTRPARFVENGKLVTRPPLTDCELVHFDKVGTLESFNTDGLRTLLQTMDHIPDMKEKTLRYPRHAEYIKVLAETGFFSEEPIEVGGVSVSPLDFTAKVLIDNWKLKRNESEFTVMRVTIEGEESGKTKRYVYNLYDETDTASATSSMARTTGFTATAAVNYLLENKPSESGIIAPEVFGAYDGACDYVLKYLNERNVQYKKEETTLSTERS from the coding sequence ATGGCGAATATTTGCGTGTTAGGTTGCGGAATGGTGGGCTCCGCCATGGCAATTGACTTGGTTAAAAACCACTCCGTCACTGTAGCCGATAAAAACAAAAAAGCATTAGCTGACACCAAAGAAAAAGCGGACGATCTAAAAACCATCGCCGCGGATCTGAGTGACGCAGACGCCATTTCTGATGTAATTGAAGATGCTGACTTAGTGGTTTGTGCGGTTCCTGGGTTCATGGGCTTTAACGTTCTTAAAACCGTTCTGAATAATAAAAAATCAGCGGTAGATATCTCATTTTTTCCAGAAAACGCTCTCGACCTCGATTATTTGGCGAAAAAGCATGAAGTTTATGCGCTGGTCGATTGCGGCGTTGCTCCTGGTATGGACAACATATTGCTTGGTCATCATGACTCAACGATGAAAGTACAAAAGTTTGAGTGTTTAGTCGGTGGCTTACCGCGTCAGCGCCGGTGGCCGTTTGAGTATAAAGCGCCGTTTTCTCCGATAGACGTTATCGAGGAATACACCCGCCCCGCTCGATTTGTTGAAAATGGAAAGCTGGTCACGCGCCCGCCACTCACCGATTGTGAATTGGTGCATTTTGACAAGGTGGGAACGCTAGAGTCATTTAATACCGACGGTTTGCGCACGCTTTTGCAAACCATGGATCACATACCGGATATGAAAGAGAAAACGCTTCGCTATCCGAGACACGCTGAATACATAAAAGTGCTGGCAGAGACAGGTTTCTTCTCCGAAGAGCCTATCGAAGTGGGAGGAGTGTCTGTCTCCCCTCTCGACTTTACCGCTAAAGTGCTCATCGATAACTGGAAGCTCAAACGTAATGAAAGTGAGTTTACCGTGATGAGAGTGACCATTGAAGGCGAAGAAAGTGGAAAAACTAAACGGTACGTTTATAACCTATACGATGAAACGGATACCGCTTCAGCCACTTCTTCAATGGCAAGAACGACCGGTTTCACGGCCACAGCCGCAGTTAACTACCTCCTCGAGAACAAACCATCCGAATCAGGAATCATTGCTCCAGAAGTATTTGGCGCTTATGATGGCGCCTGCGACTATGTATTGAAATACTTAAACGAGAGAAATGTTCAATACAAGAAAGAAGAAACTACTTTATCTACCGAGAGATCATAA
- a CDS encoding EF-hand domain-containing protein: protein MTEVRKLPDDKITEIRAHFDFFDRDKNGEIDLEEFTELLRVLSPKSSKQQAESGFSFIDENSDGHIDFDEFLIWWETCWWEY, encoded by the coding sequence ATGACTGAAGTACGAAAACTACCCGATGATAAGATCACTGAAATACGCGCCCATTTCGACTTTTTTGACCGCGATAAAAATGGCGAAATCGATTTAGAAGAATTTACCGAGTTACTCCGAGTGCTTTCTCCTAAGTCTAGTAAACAACAGGCTGAGAGTGGCTTTTCATTCATCGACGAAAACAGCGATGGTCATATTGATTTCGATGAGTTTCTCATTTGGTGGGAAACTTGCTGGTGGGAATACTAA
- a CDS encoding DUF4826 family protein gives MVLEPANNSTLTQSNQLNIDWTLLSEWEAEQLQLALSYCERHSWHVLAVSDEQTRTLEPALSVWQFTVNQHSTTKRIWLISGDLPTLSLPFKAAATAREALLAFSRQYLFLARQLKQAAQAENKQPSDEVKLRMQENVKAAADLLVLYHENELWLEE, from the coding sequence ATGGTGCTTGAACCAGCGAACAACTCTACACTTACCCAATCCAATCAATTAAATATTGACTGGACCCTGCTAAGTGAATGGGAAGCCGAACAGCTGCAATTGGCGTTATCTTATTGTGAACGGCATTCTTGGCATGTTTTGGCCGTCAGTGATGAACAAACCAGAACCTTAGAGCCCGCACTGTCGGTATGGCAGTTTACGGTTAATCAACATTCTACAACCAAGCGAATTTGGTTGATCAGTGGTGATTTGCCAACATTATCATTACCCTTTAAAGCAGCCGCGACCGCTCGTGAAGCGCTACTGGCGTTCAGTCGTCAGTATTTGTTTTTGGCCAGACAACTAAAGCAAGCAGCCCAAGCTGAAAATAAACAACCGAGTGACGAGGTTAAATTAAGAATGCAGGAGAATGTAAAAGCGGCTGCAGATTTGCTGGTTTTGTATCATGAAAATGAATTGTGGTTAGAAGAATAA
- a CDS encoding gamma carbonic anhydrase family protein: MIYALNGISPKLDFDSSFIAESADIIGKVELGEECSVWFNSVIRGDTDWIRVGPKSNIQDNAVLHTDPGLELIVGRGVTVGHHAMLHGCSIGDFSLVGINAVVLNNAKIGDHVLIGANTLITEGKEIPSGVLVLGNPGKVVRKLTEQERMLLEKSADTYVNKIELYRSLKVITR; encoded by the coding sequence ATGATTTATGCATTGAACGGTATTTCACCGAAGCTCGATTTTGATAGCAGCTTTATTGCTGAAAGCGCTGATATTATTGGAAAAGTCGAGCTGGGTGAAGAATGCAGTGTTTGGTTCAATAGTGTAATAAGAGGCGATACCGATTGGATTCGCGTTGGACCTAAAAGTAATATTCAAGATAACGCAGTACTGCACACCGATCCTGGACTAGAATTAATCGTAGGTCGTGGTGTGACCGTGGGTCATCACGCGATGTTACACGGTTGCAGCATTGGCGATTTCAGTCTTGTTGGAATCAATGCCGTTGTCTTAAACAATGCCAAGATTGGTGACCATGTCCTAATTGGCGCTAACACTTTGATCACAGAAGGAAAAGAAATCCCCTCTGGAGTATTAGTGTTAGGCAATCCGGGCAAGGTTGTTCGAAAACTAACCGAGCAAGAGCGAATGTTATTAGAGAAAAGTGCCGATACCTATGTTAATAAAATCGAGCTTTACCGAAGTTTAAAAGTGATAACCCGGTAG
- the amaB gene encoding L-piperidine-6-carboxylate dehydrogenase: MDILKELGIESINSGANFSANEWSTTTDQGIVESINPATGELIAKVYAASEQDYETIITKAEEAFAEWRMVPAPLRGEVVRQIGNALRDHKDALGSLVSMEMGKIKAEGDGEVQEMIDMADFAVGQSRMLYGNTMHSERPQHRMYEQWHPLGIVGCISAFNFPVAVWSWNAFVAAACGNVTVWKPSPKTPLTAIAVQNICNKVMAENGYKPMFYTFVDNTDNKLAETFINDKRVKKISFTGSSVVGKMVGVKVAERMGKCLLELSGNNALIIDETADLENAIPSAAFGAVGTGGQRCTTTRRLIVHESIVDKVIDSMVGAYKQVKIGNPLDTNTLMGPLIDETAVQNFEKAVAAAVEQGGEVLYGGKRIEGAGHFVEPTIIKAENHWAAVQNETFAPIVYIMTFKTIEEAIELNNSVRQGLSAAMFSMNMRNIEKFLSAAGSDTGIANINIGTSGAEIGGAFGGEKETGGGREAGSDAWKAYMRRQTNTIFWGEKPTLAQGIEFNLG, encoded by the coding sequence ATGGATATTCTAAAAGAACTCGGTATTGAGTCTATTAACTCTGGCGCAAACTTCTCCGCCAATGAGTGGAGCACCACCACCGATCAAGGCATTGTTGAATCAATCAACCCAGCCACTGGTGAACTAATTGCGAAAGTATACGCAGCATCAGAACAAGACTACGAAACAATCATTACTAAAGCGGAAGAAGCCTTTGCCGAATGGCGAATGGTTCCGGCACCGCTTCGCGGCGAAGTGGTTCGTCAAATCGGTAACGCTTTACGTGATCACAAAGACGCATTAGGTAGCCTCGTTTCAATGGAAATGGGCAAAATTAAAGCGGAAGGTGACGGTGAAGTCCAAGAGATGATTGACATGGCCGACTTTGCGGTAGGTCAATCGCGCATGCTTTACGGCAACACCATGCATTCTGAGCGACCTCAACATCGCATGTACGAGCAATGGCACCCTCTAGGTATCGTTGGTTGTATTTCGGCGTTCAATTTCCCTGTCGCCGTTTGGTCTTGGAATGCTTTCGTCGCAGCGGCATGTGGTAACGTGACTGTGTGGAAACCTTCTCCAAAAACACCTTTGACGGCTATCGCTGTCCAAAATATCTGTAACAAAGTGATGGCTGAAAATGGCTATAAGCCAATGTTCTACACCTTTGTTGATAATACTGACAATAAATTAGCGGAAACCTTCATCAACGACAAACGCGTGAAAAAGATTTCTTTCACTGGCTCAAGCGTGGTTGGCAAGATGGTTGGTGTTAAAGTCGCAGAACGTATGGGCAAATGCCTACTTGAGTTATCGGGTAACAATGCGTTGATTATTGACGAAACCGCTGACTTAGAAAACGCCATTCCTTCAGCAGCCTTTGGCGCAGTGGGTACCGGCGGTCAACGTTGTACCACAACTCGCCGTTTGATTGTTCACGAAAGCATTGTCGACAAAGTGATCGACTCAATGGTCGGTGCGTACAAGCAAGTTAAGATTGGCAACCCACTTGATACCAACACCCTGATGGGTCCGCTAATCGACGAAACAGCGGTACAGAACTTCGAAAAAGCTGTTGCGGCAGCCGTCGAGCAAGGCGGTGAAGTATTGTACGGTGGAAAGCGTATTGAAGGTGCGGGTCACTTCGTAGAGCCAACCATCATCAAAGCAGAAAATCATTGGGCAGCGGTTCAAAATGAAACGTTTGCGCCAATTGTTTACATCATGACATTCAAAACCATTGAAGAAGCCATCGAGTTAAACAACTCAGTTCGTCAAGGTCTATCAGCAGCAATGTTTAGCATGAATATGCGCAACATAGAAAAGTTCTTATCGGCCGCGGGTAGCGATACAGGTATTGCGAACATTAATATCGGTACTTCAGGTGCTGAAATTGGTGGCGCATTCGGTGGTGAAAAAGAAACCGGTGGCGGTCGCGAAGCAGGTTCAGATGCTTGGAAAGCTTATATGCGTCGTCAAACCAATACTATTTTCTGGGGTGAAAAACCTACCTTAGCGCAAGGTATTGAATTTAACTTGGGTTAA